A genomic segment from Truepera sp. encodes:
- a CDS encoding NUDIX domain-containing protein — protein MSTQPVFEPDFRLPDGRRALAGAVLLHPDGRVLMQLRDDKPGIESPGQWSLFGGGLDEGETPEEGMLREVEEEIRFRVRHYRPLLVFDGWRGLYHIYLAAISEPLERLTLTEGSGFDYWGLAALEAEPKVSRLARLSLAALQALQEQRDRSGSGEELLPGAGY, from the coding sequence ATGAGCACGCAGCCCGTGTTCGAACCCGACTTCAGGCTGCCCGACGGCCGCCGCGCCCTGGCGGGCGCCGTCCTCTTGCACCCCGACGGGCGCGTGCTCATGCAGTTGCGAGACGACAAGCCGGGCATCGAGTCGCCCGGGCAGTGGTCGCTGTTCGGTGGAGGGCTCGACGAGGGCGAGACGCCCGAAGAGGGCATGTTGCGCGAGGTGGAGGAGGAGATCCGCTTCCGCGTGCGCCACTACCGGCCGTTGCTCGTTTTCGACGGCTGGCGCGGCCTCTACCACATCTACCTCGCTGCCATCTCCGAGCCGCTCGAGCGCCTCACGCTTACCGAGGGCTCGGGCTTCGACTACTGGGGACTCGCGGCGCTCGAGGCGGAGCCCAAGGTCAGCCGCTTGGCGCGCTTGAGCCTCGCGGCGCTGCAGGCGTTGCAGGAGCAGCGGGACAGGTCCGGTTCTGGCGAGGAACTGCTGCCCGGTGCGGGCTACTGA
- a CDS encoding AMP-binding protein, producing the protein MVIKTAKPPPGPGRLELGRTLPSLFDEAEQLRPNERAFNDRHSTTPGVPGGPGLPWVALSTREAQRRARALAAGLRASGLEHGDRVGLFVHSDTSFVLADMACLIAGLVDVPIYLTHTHDAMRFILEESECRAILVSDEALAAEMLEVSEGLEGVKLIALAQGTPEATAGAGREGSPLVTDYATLMAKGEAELAKAPDLISGYASELHAKDVATIIYTSGTTAAPKGVMLSHENLSSNAIGALSDLPTYLEGDEETVLSFLPLTHIFARTLLYASIYYGSTIYFGTTDSVREDLLEVRPTFMAAVPRVLEKSWERMEAVGNTLTGVKKVLYARALAFADGFDVEHEPTGVAAFERNVLDRLVYSKWRDALGGRLRTIIVGGAALRGELVNRLGAAHILVLQGYGLTETSPVISYNRPGRNRAGTVGEAIPGVEIGISDQDEILTRGPHVMLGYFARPDDTAAAIDDDGWFHTGDLGKLDDDGYLSVTGRLKSLFKLSTGKYVMPDPIVERLEANPLIATAIVVGLGEKYCTALLFLDHETLAERYGAADASVFARAGLASELREAVRQANDGMPSWSTVKRAAALLKVLSMADGSVTPKLSIRRDKVVADNSGVVRALYAEDQAPEGTMFIDLEVEETGFSPARRA; encoded by the coding sequence ATGGTCATCAAGACTGCCAAACCCCCGCCGGGTCCTGGGAGGCTCGAACTCGGGCGCACGCTGCCATCGCTGTTCGACGAGGCGGAGCAGCTGCGGCCGAACGAGCGCGCCTTCAACGACCGGCACTCCACCACCCCGGGAGTGCCAGGAGGCCCGGGGCTGCCATGGGTGGCACTCTCCACCCGCGAAGCTCAGCGGCGCGCCCGGGCGCTGGCCGCCGGCCTGCGCGCCTCCGGCCTGGAGCACGGCGACCGCGTCGGGCTGTTCGTACACTCCGACACCAGCTTCGTGCTGGCCGACATGGCTTGCCTGATCGCCGGCCTGGTGGACGTGCCCATCTACCTCACGCACACCCACGACGCCATGCGCTTCATCCTCGAGGAGAGCGAGTGCCGGGCCATCCTCGTGTCCGACGAGGCCTTGGCCGCCGAGATGCTCGAGGTGAGCGAGGGCCTCGAGGGCGTCAAGCTCATAGCGCTCGCCCAGGGCACGCCCGAGGCGACGGCCGGTGCCGGGCGCGAGGGCTCGCCGCTCGTCACCGATTACGCCACGCTGATGGCCAAGGGCGAGGCGGAGCTGGCCAAGGCCCCCGACCTCATCTCGGGCTACGCCTCGGAGCTGCACGCCAAGGACGTCGCCACCATCATCTACACCTCGGGCACCACGGCCGCGCCCAAGGGCGTCATGCTCAGCCACGAGAACCTGTCGAGCAACGCCATCGGCGCGCTCTCTGACCTGCCCACGTACCTCGAGGGCGACGAGGAGACGGTCCTCTCGTTCCTGCCCCTCACCCACATCTTCGCGCGTACCCTCCTCTACGCCAGCATCTACTACGGCTCGACCATCTACTTCGGCACTACCGACTCCGTGCGCGAGGACCTGTTGGAGGTGCGGCCGACGTTCATGGCGGCGGTGCCGCGTGTGCTGGAGAAGTCGTGGGAACGGATGGAGGCGGTGGGCAACACGCTCACGGGCGTCAAGAAGGTCCTCTACGCGCGCGCCCTGGCGTTCGCCGACGGTTTCGACGTAGAGCACGAGCCCACGGGCGTGGCGGCCTTCGAACGAAACGTCCTCGACAGGCTCGTCTACTCCAAGTGGCGGGACGCGCTGGGTGGACGGTTGCGCACCATCATCGTGGGCGGGGCGGCGCTTCGCGGCGAGCTCGTCAACCGTTTGGGCGCCGCGCACATCCTAGTGCTGCAGGGCTACGGGCTGACCGAGACGAGCCCCGTCATCAGCTACAACCGGCCGGGGCGCAACCGTGCGGGCACCGTGGGCGAGGCCATCCCGGGCGTCGAGATCGGCATCAGCGATCAAGACGAGATCCTCACCCGCGGTCCGCACGTCATGCTCGGCTACTTCGCGCGCCCCGACGACACCGCCGCGGCCATCGACGACGACGGCTGGTTCCACACGGGCGACCTGGGCAAACTCGACGACGACGGTTACCTCTCGGTCACGGGGCGTCTCAAGAGCCTGTTCAAGCTCTCCACCGGCAAGTACGTCATGCCCGACCCGATCGTGGAGCGCCTCGAGGCCAACCCGCTCATCGCCACCGCGATAGTGGTGGGCTTGGGGGAGAAGTACTGCACGGCGCTCCTGTTCCTCGACCACGAGACGCTCGCGGAGCGCTACGGCGCGGCCGACGCCTCCGTTTTCGCGAGGGCCGGCCTGGCGTCCGAGCTGCGGGAGGCGGTCAGGCAGGCCAACGACGGCATGCCCAGCTGGTCGACCGTCAAGCGCGCGGCCGCGCTCCTCAAGGTGCTGAGCATGGCCGACGGCTCCGTGACGCCCAAGTTGAGCATCCGCCGCGACAAGGTCGTGGCGGACAACTCAGGCGTGGTGCGCGCCCTGTACGCGGAGGACCAGGCGCCCGAGGGCACGATGTTCATCGACCTCGAGGTCGAGGAGACCGGGTTCAGTCCTGCCCGTCGAGCGTGA
- the aguB gene encoding N-carbamoylputrescine amidase, which yields MADTRAPDGTTVRLAVIQMSCSHVLEENLAKAERLVREAAAQGANIILLQELFENLYFPQLEREELFALAHAVEGHPFLERFSKLAAELGVVLPISFFEHAGQAYFNSLAMIDADGRVLGHYRKSHIPDGPAYEEKYYFNPGDSGFKTWTTRFGKVGVGICWDQWFPEAARIMALKGADLLLYPTAIGTEPEEAGGLDTRDLWRRAMLGHAVSNVAYVAAANRIGTEGATTFYGSSFIADYAGELLADGDRTSEAVLTADLDFGAARTHRAGWGFFRDRRPDLYGALLTLDGQD from the coding sequence GTGGCTGACACCCGGGCCCCGGACGGAACCACCGTGCGCCTCGCCGTCATCCAGATGAGCTGCTCGCACGTGCTGGAGGAGAACCTCGCGAAGGCCGAGCGCCTGGTGCGCGAGGCGGCGGCGCAGGGCGCCAACATAATCTTGCTGCAGGAGCTGTTCGAGAACCTCTACTTCCCGCAGCTCGAGCGCGAGGAACTCTTCGCGCTGGCCCACGCCGTGGAGGGCCACCCGTTCCTCGAGCGCTTCTCCAAGCTGGCCGCGGAGCTGGGAGTCGTGCTCCCCATCTCCTTCTTCGAGCACGCGGGTCAGGCGTACTTCAACAGCCTCGCCATGATCGACGCCGACGGTCGCGTGTTGGGCCACTACCGCAAGAGCCACATCCCCGACGGCCCCGCTTACGAGGAGAAGTACTACTTCAACCCGGGCGACAGCGGTTTCAAGACCTGGACCACGCGCTTCGGCAAGGTGGGCGTGGGCATCTGTTGGGACCAGTGGTTCCCGGAGGCGGCGCGCATCATGGCGCTCAAGGGCGCCGACCTGCTGCTCTACCCGACCGCCATCGGCACCGAGCCGGAGGAGGCGGGCGGACTGGACACCCGTGACCTGTGGCGCCGCGCCATGCTCGGGCACGCGGTCTCGAACGTGGCCTACGTGGCGGCGGCTAACCGCATCGGCACCGAGGGCGCCACGACCTTCTACGGCTCCTCGTTCATCGCCGACTACGCCGGCGAGCTGCTGGCGGACGGCGACCGCACCTCGGAGGCCGTCCTCACGGCCGACCTCGACTTCGGGGCGGCCCGCACGCACCGCGCCGGCTGGGGCTTCTTCCGCGACAGGCGGCCGGACCTCTACGGGGCGCTGCTCACGCTCGACGGGCAGGACTGA
- the speA gene encoding biosynthetic arginine decarboxylase — MTRATLDPGFSVSDADELYSIRAWSNGYFGVSEAGELTVSLKGSPAVALTSIVGDLTAKGHALPMILRFPDILEDRLDRINAAFEGSIAEAGYKNRYQGVYPIKVNQRRVVLETIATYGAKYRTGLEAGSKAELALCLAHDTHDEALICCNGFKDDDFIRLALWGRKLGRKTIITLEKAGELERVLRISKEVGVEPLLGVRFKLHARGSGQWEASGGDDAKFGLTASELIHVARRVQAEGLGHALVLLHCHVGSQLTDIRRIRSAVREAAQAYVELAEMGVGVKYLDVGGGLAVDYDGSKTTYYTSANYGLREYADTVVYTVMEACEEWEVAHPIIVTESGRAITAHHSVVVVPVVDAIGPTRQPVDLPPLTGEVHALVRDMQVLDSPVTVKTYREVFNEAVSNKETMHSLFDLGYLSLLERAHFEQHYNRILERVAKVVAGLDYVPEEFELLPQMLADKYVVNFSLFQSLPDNWAIKTLFPIVPLQRLDERPTRNATLVDITCDSDGKIDRFIDLRDVRTTLPVHDLEPGKPYYLGVFLTGAYQDVLANAHNLFGRVNEAHLRLGSDGAKVELYIEGQKARRVIYNMGYETRDLHAALQQQADELVQAGALTTEEVREFLEMYDRELVGYTYLEAL; from the coding sequence GTGACCAGAGCTACCCTCGACCCAGGTTTCAGCGTTTCCGACGCCGATGAGTTGTACAGCATCCGCGCGTGGTCGAACGGCTACTTCGGCGTGTCCGAGGCGGGCGAACTCACCGTCTCCCTCAAGGGCTCGCCCGCGGTGGCGCTCACGAGCATCGTCGGCGACCTCACCGCGAAGGGCCATGCCCTGCCCATGATCCTGCGCTTCCCGGACATCCTCGAGGACCGTCTGGACCGCATAAACGCGGCATTCGAAGGCTCGATCGCGGAGGCCGGCTACAAGAACCGCTACCAGGGTGTGTACCCGATCAAGGTGAACCAGCGCCGCGTGGTGCTCGAGACGATCGCGACCTATGGCGCCAAGTACCGCACGGGCCTGGAGGCCGGAAGCAAGGCCGAGCTGGCGCTGTGCCTGGCGCACGACACGCACGACGAGGCCCTCATCTGCTGTAACGGCTTCAAGGACGACGACTTCATCAGGCTCGCCTTGTGGGGGCGCAAGCTGGGCCGCAAGACGATCATCACGCTGGAGAAGGCCGGCGAGTTGGAGCGCGTGCTGCGGATCAGCAAGGAGGTCGGGGTAGAGCCGCTACTGGGCGTGCGCTTCAAGCTTCACGCACGTGGCAGTGGCCAGTGGGAGGCCTCGGGAGGCGATGACGCGAAGTTCGGCCTGACGGCGTCCGAGCTGATCCACGTGGCGCGGCGGGTGCAGGCCGAGGGCCTGGGCCACGCGCTCGTGCTGCTGCACTGCCACGTGGGCAGCCAGTTGACCGACATCAGGCGCATCAGGTCGGCCGTGCGCGAGGCGGCGCAGGCGTACGTCGAGCTTGCCGAGATGGGCGTGGGCGTCAAGTACCTCGACGTGGGCGGTGGCCTGGCGGTCGACTACGACGGCTCGAAAACCACCTACTACACCTCGGCCAACTACGGCCTGCGCGAGTACGCGGACACCGTGGTCTACACCGTCATGGAGGCTTGCGAGGAGTGGGAGGTGGCGCACCCCATCATCGTCACCGAGTCGGGGCGCGCCATCACCGCGCACCACTCCGTGGTGGTGGTGCCGGTGGTCGACGCCATCGGCCCCACGCGGCAGCCCGTCGACCTGCCACCCCTCACGGGGGAGGTGCACGCGCTGGTGCGCGACATGCAGGTGCTCGACAGCCCGGTAACGGTCAAGACCTACCGCGAGGTGTTCAACGAGGCCGTTTCCAACAAGGAGACGATGCACAGCCTCTTCGACCTCGGCTACTTGAGCCTCCTGGAGCGCGCTCACTTCGAGCAGCACTACAACCGCATCCTGGAGCGCGTGGCCAAGGTGGTCGCCGGCCTCGACTACGTGCCGGAGGAGTTCGAGCTCCTGCCGCAGATGTTGGCCGACAAGTACGTGGTCAACTTCTCGCTCTTCCAGAGCCTGCCCGACAACTGGGCCATCAAGACGCTGTTCCCCATCGTGCCGTTGCAGCGGCTGGACGAGAGGCCCACGCGTAACGCCACGCTGGTCGACATAACCTGCGATTCCGACGGCAAGATCGACCGTTTCATCGACCTTCGTGACGTGCGCACCACCCTGCCCGTTCACGACCTGGAGCCCGGCAAGCCGTACTACCTGGGCGTGTTCCTCACGGGCGCCTACCAAGACGTGCTGGCCAACGCCCACAACCTCTTCGGACGCGTGAACGAGGCGCACTTGCGCCTGGGTTCGGACGGCGCGAAGGTGGAGCTCTACATCGAGGGCCAGAAGGCGCGCCGCGTGATCTACAACATGGGCTACGAGACGCGCGACCTGCACGCGGCGTTGCAACAGCAGGCCGACGAGCTCGTACAGGCGGGGGCGCTGACTACCGAGGAGGTCCGCGAGTTCCTGGAGATGTACGACCGCGAACTCGTCGGTTACACCTACCTCGAGGCGTTATGA
- a CDS encoding agmatine deiminase family protein yields MITSPAPTPASLGYRMPPEWAPHAATWTSWPFDDKLWLGYLEAVRRDFADLVATISRFERVNVNVIDEETEQDARARLGAAAARLHGAEADRALANVSYNRMNLNDVWFRDNGPLFVQRPAESGKPGRVALTDWGFNAWGGKYWPWSDDDRAPATLAARLGMRRFVAPAIMEGGSLELNGRGVCLTTRSCLLEPNRNPGLNEAALELLLRDYLGIKELVWLEGGLEGDHTDGHIDTIVRFTDDDTIVCSVEPRVADKNHAGMARNLKQLQGLRTPQGRPYRVVELPLPQRRMELEGERLPLTYANFYVGNGFVVVPQYEDANDQEALGILRSLFEGREVIGLSAVGLITGGGAFHCVTQQQPLGPARG; encoded by the coding sequence ATGATTACGTCACCCGCGCCAACCCCCGCCTCGCTCGGCTACCGCATGCCCCCCGAGTGGGCGCCGCACGCCGCCACCTGGACGTCGTGGCCGTTCGACGACAAGCTCTGGCTGGGCTACCTCGAGGCCGTCCGCCGCGACTTCGCGGACCTGGTTGCTACCATCTCCCGCTTCGAACGCGTGAACGTGAACGTCATAGACGAGGAAACCGAGCAGGACGCGCGCGCCCGCCTGGGTGCAGCGGCGGCCCGCCTGCACGGCGCGGAGGCCGACCGCGCCCTCGCCAACGTGAGCTACAACCGCATGAACCTTAACGACGTGTGGTTCCGCGACAACGGTCCGCTGTTCGTGCAGCGCCCGGCCGAATCCGGCAAGCCGGGGCGCGTGGCGCTCACCGACTGGGGCTTCAACGCCTGGGGCGGGAAGTACTGGCCGTGGTCCGACGACGACCGGGCCCCGGCGACGCTCGCGGCCAGGCTGGGCATGCGGCGCTTCGTGGCGCCCGCCATCATGGAGGGCGGGTCACTCGAGCTGAACGGGCGCGGCGTCTGCCTCACCACGCGCTCCTGCCTGCTGGAGCCCAACCGGAACCCCGGACTAAACGAGGCCGCGCTCGAGCTGCTGCTCCGCGACTACCTCGGCATAAAGGAGCTCGTGTGGCTGGAGGGGGGCCTCGAGGGCGACCACACCGATGGCCACATCGACACCATCGTGCGCTTCACCGACGACGACACCATCGTCTGCTCGGTCGAGCCGCGCGTGGCCGACAAGAATCACGCGGGCATGGCGCGCAACCTGAAGCAGCTGCAGGGGCTGCGCACGCCGCAGGGCAGGCCTTACCGCGTGGTGGAGCTCCCCTTACCGCAGCGCCGCATGGAGCTCGAGGGCGAGCGCCTGCCGCTCACCTACGCCAACTTCTACGTGGGTAACGGTTTCGTGGTCGTGCCCCAGTACGAAGACGCCAACGACCAGGAAGCCTTGGGCATCCTCCGTTCACTCTTCGAAGGTCGCGAGGTCATCGGGCTCAGCGCCGTCGGCCTCATCACCGGCGGCGGCGCCTTCCACTGCGTCACGCAGCAGCAGCCCCTGGGGCCGGCCCGTGGCTGA
- a CDS encoding GreA/GreB family elongation factor, producing the protein MAMRVRITPEGFERLKATLEQEYARLDEATKILQGLTGSSDDYDDSGLEDAKAEKARIERRIDDLELQLKHADLIEGTGAGHVDYGSVVTLLDVKTKDSFQVQVVSPVEAGILEGDMPRVSDESPLGKELMGRNKGEKFKVAIHGGTSEYQIQDIG; encoded by the coding sequence ATGGCGATGAGAGTTCGAATCACGCCTGAAGGCTTCGAGCGCCTCAAGGCGACGCTAGAACAAGAATACGCACGCCTCGACGAGGCGACCAAGATCCTCCAGGGCCTCACGGGTTCCTCGGACGACTACGACGACAGTGGCCTGGAGGACGCCAAGGCCGAGAAGGCGCGCATAGAACGGCGCATCGACGACCTCGAGCTGCAACTCAAGCACGCCGACCTCATCGAGGGCACGGGCGCGGGTCACGTCGACTACGGCAGCGTCGTCACGCTTCTCGACGTCAAGACCAAGGACAGCTTCCAGGTGCAGGTCGTCTCGCCGGTCGAGGCCGGCATCCTGGAGGGAGACATGCCGAGGGTAAGCGACGAGTCTCCCCTCGGCAAGGAGCTCATGGGGCGCAACAAGGGCGAGAAGTTCAAGGTCGCCATACATGGCGGAACCAGCGAGTACCAGATCCAAGACATCGGCTGA
- a CDS encoding glucose-1-phosphate thymidylyltransferase, translated as MKGLILAAGLGTRLRPITSLKPKPTIAVANKPLIHHAVDNLVAAGVTEIGVVVSYLTVNSIKETLAGYAGASFEYIMQNPPQGLAHAVKVSRDFLGDEPFVMYLSDNLFEHGITEFVERFRAGGANAVMALVPVSYEAAKSLGVAVVEGDHITSLVEKPADPPSTLAIAGVYVFDSVIHAGIEGLAPGAKGEYQITDAIQRSIEAGHEVVPVTVRGWWKDTGQPDDILDANRLLLTHLKSDVQGEVVNSTLVGEVVVGAGAVVKDTTVFGPVIIGADTRIERAYVGPFTAIGDACEVRNAELEYSVVGDRSVIDGVKLRIQASLIGEDVTITSDDSRPATHRMIVGDESRITLHE; from the coding sequence ATGAAGGGACTAATCCTGGCTGCCGGGCTGGGCACGCGCCTAAGGCCTATCACGAGCCTCAAGCCCAAGCCGACCATCGCCGTCGCCAACAAGCCACTGATCCACCACGCCGTCGACAACCTGGTAGCCGCCGGCGTGACGGAAATAGGCGTGGTCGTCAGTTACCTGACCGTCAACTCCATCAAGGAGACGCTCGCCGGGTACGCGGGCGCGAGCTTCGAGTACATCATGCAGAACCCCCCGCAGGGGCTGGCGCACGCCGTCAAGGTCTCCCGCGATTTCCTGGGCGACGAGCCGTTCGTCATGTACCTCTCCGACAACCTGTTCGAGCACGGCATCACCGAGTTCGTGGAGCGCTTCCGGGCCGGCGGGGCCAACGCCGTCATGGCACTCGTTCCCGTCAGCTACGAGGCGGCCAAGTCGCTCGGCGTGGCCGTGGTGGAGGGCGATCACATCACGAGCCTGGTCGAGAAGCCCGCCGACCCACCCAGCACGCTGGCGATCGCCGGCGTGTACGTCTTCGATTCGGTCATCCACGCGGGCATCGAGGGGTTGGCGCCGGGGGCGAAGGGCGAATACCAGATCACCGACGCCATACAACGCTCCATCGAGGCCGGCCACGAGGTAGTGCCGGTCACGGTGCGGGGCTGGTGGAAGGACACGGGGCAGCCCGACGACATCCTCGACGCCAACCGCCTGCTCCTCACTCACTTGAAGAGCGACGTGCAGGGCGAGGTGGTGAACTCCACCCTGGTGGGCGAGGTCGTGGTCGGCGCGGGCGCCGTGGTGAAGGACACCACCGTCTTCGGACCCGTCATCATCGGCGCAGATACGCGCATCGAGCGCGCCTACGTCGGGCCGTTCACGGCCATAGGCGACGCCTGCGAGGTGCGCAACGCCGAGCTCGAGTACTCGGTGGTGGGCGACCGCAGCGTGATAGATGGGGTGAAGCTGAGGATCCAGGCCAGCCTGATCGGCGAGGACGTCACCATCACGAGCGACGACTCGCGGCCCGCCACGCACCGCATGATCGTGGGTGACGAGAGCCGGATAACGCTGCACGAGTAG
- the lysS gene encoding lysine--tRNA ligase, protein MSQKSLREQREQRLRNLEALKERGFEAYPYVYHPTHGSAQLHAAHPAPEPGARLGDERVVVAGRVMLLRMLGKLTFVTLQDAEGRIQASFQRDKLETYNALKKIDLGDWLEVSGTLYATQTGELTVDADDFRPLVKSLRPLPDKHHGLTEKEARYRQRYLDLMVNPEVKRAFSLRGRAASFIRRYLDDLGFLEVETPVLQAVPGGAEARPFVTHHNALDYDFHLRISLELYLKRLIVGGFDAVYEIGRNFRNEGISYKHNPEYTMLELYWAGRDYLDILELVEDMYSALVVELLGTTKLPYQGAELDFTPPWPRIDYTGELAKRAGMDFDPLDEPRLRAWTAEHHPGAGTGNEPPLAERPLNQLYDKLYDIYVEPNIVGPVFVMDHPLAISPLAKQHRSRPGLVERFEPVAVGMELGNAFSELNDPLDQRARFEQQQALREAGDEEAQMIDEDFLTALEFGMPPTGGLGLGIDRLAMLLADVPSIRDVILFPLLKPE, encoded by the coding sequence ATGTCGCAGAAGTCGCTCAGAGAACAGCGTGAGCAGCGCCTCCGTAACCTGGAGGCGCTGAAGGAACGTGGCTTCGAGGCCTACCCGTACGTCTATCACCCGACGCACGGTTCGGCGCAGCTTCACGCCGCACACCCGGCGCCGGAGCCGGGGGCGCGCCTGGGAGACGAACGCGTCGTGGTGGCGGGCCGCGTCATGCTGCTGCGCATGCTCGGCAAGCTCACGTTCGTCACGCTCCAAGACGCCGAGGGGCGCATCCAGGCATCGTTCCAGCGCGACAAGCTGGAGACCTACAACGCGCTGAAGAAGATCGACCTGGGCGACTGGCTCGAGGTGAGCGGCACGCTCTACGCCACGCAGACCGGCGAGCTCACGGTGGACGCCGACGATTTTAGGCCGCTGGTCAAGAGCCTGCGCCCGCTCCCCGACAAGCATCACGGCCTGACGGAGAAGGAGGCGCGCTACCGCCAGCGCTACCTCGACCTGATGGTCAACCCCGAAGTGAAGCGCGCGTTCTCGCTGCGCGGCCGGGCCGCCTCCTTCATACGGCGCTACCTCGACGACCTCGGCTTCCTCGAGGTCGAGACCCCGGTCCTGCAGGCCGTGCCGGGCGGGGCCGAGGCGCGGCCGTTCGTCACGCACCACAACGCGCTCGACTACGACTTCCACCTGCGCATCTCGCTGGAGCTCTACCTCAAGCGCCTGATAGTGGGCGGTTTCGACGCCGTGTACGAGATCGGGCGGAACTTCCGCAACGAGGGGATCAGCTACAAGCACAACCCCGAGTACACGATGCTCGAGCTGTACTGGGCGGGCAGGGACTACCTGGACATCCTGGAGCTGGTGGAGGACATGTACTCGGCCCTCGTGGTAGAGCTCCTGGGCACCACGAAACTGCCCTACCAGGGCGCCGAGCTCGACTTCACGCCGCCGTGGCCCCGCATCGACTACACGGGCGAGCTGGCGAAGCGCGCCGGCATGGACTTCGACCCGCTCGACGAGCCGCGCCTACGCGCGTGGACGGCGGAGCACCACCCCGGCGCCGGCACGGGCAACGAACCGCCACTGGCCGAGAGGCCGCTCAACCAGCTCTACGACAAGCTCTACGACATCTACGTCGAGCCCAACATCGTCGGCCCGGTCTTCGTCATGGACCACCCGCTCGCCATCAGCCCACTCGCCAAGCAGCACCGGAGCCGGCCCGGCCTCGTGGAGCGCTTCGAGCCGGTGGCCGTCGGCATGGAACTGGGGAACGCTTTCAGCGAGCTCAACGACCCGCTGGATCAGCGCGCGCGTTTCGAGCAGCAGCAGGCGCTGCGCGAGGCCGGCGACGAAGAGGCCCAGATGATCGACGAGGACTTCCTCACCGCGCTCGAGTTCGGCATGCCGCCCACGGGTGGCCTGGGGCTCGGAATCGACCGTCTGGCCATGCTGCTGGCCGACGTGCCGAGCATCCGCGACGTCATCCTTTTCCCGCTTCTGAAGCCGGAGTAA
- a CDS encoding glycoside hydrolase family 13 protein — MPASSKWPEWVKDAVFYQIFPDRFARSSRVHKPNNLEPWDSPPTTHGYKGGDLLGVVERLDHLQDLGITALYLCPIFASGANHRYHTQDYHLVDPMLGGNEALAELLNACHERGMKVVLDGVFNHASRGLLQFHDLLENGPASPYRDWFHVRRYPLNAYGGGPLGYDAWWGLAALPKFNTSTADVREFLFQVGERWLAAGADGWRLDVPNEIDDDDFWRTFRDRCRAVNPEAYLVGEIWEGAERWLAGDIFDGVMNYQLNRTILGLVGRNLAHDELARSGLNGISALSAAGFAAAATSLLDAYPDAAVHSQLNLLGSHDTPRIATTLMGDNAAVRQAFLLLFSWPGAPCVYYGDELGMKGGHDPACRGAMPWDHPETWDDDLVAYLRSLAGARRDLAALRRGDTQVTAPTEGLVVVRRSLDGEPTVYALVNLLDDAQAVPPSALPDGRYVDALSGAVVQQSSGKHVVPGRGGALLTAG; from the coding sequence ATGCCCGCTAGCAGCAAGTGGCCCGAATGGGTGAAGGACGCCGTCTTCTACCAGATCTTTCCCGACCGCTTCGCGCGCAGCAGCCGCGTTCACAAGCCGAACAACCTCGAGCCGTGGGACTCCCCACCCACGACGCACGGCTACAAGGGCGGCGACCTCCTGGGCGTCGTCGAGAGGCTCGACCACCTGCAGGACCTGGGAATAACTGCGCTCTACTTGTGCCCGATCTTCGCCTCGGGAGCCAACCACCGCTACCACACGCAGGACTACCACCTCGTGGACCCCATGCTGGGCGGCAACGAGGCGCTGGCGGAGTTGCTGAATGCGTGCCACGAGCGCGGCATGAAGGTCGTCCTGGACGGCGTCTTCAACCACGCCAGCAGGGGCCTCCTGCAGTTTCATGACCTGCTCGAGAACGGGCCCGCCAGCCCCTACCGCGACTGGTTCCACGTGCGCCGCTACCCGTTGAACGCCTACGGCGGCGGGCCGCTCGGGTACGACGCCTGGTGGGGGTTGGCGGCGCTGCCGAAGTTCAACACGAGCACGGCTGACGTGCGCGAGTTCCTCTTCCAAGTGGGTGAGAGGTGGTTGGCCGCCGGCGCCGACGGCTGGCGCCTGGACGTGCCCAACGAGATCGACGACGACGACTTCTGGCGCACGTTCCGCGACCGCTGCCGCGCCGTGAACCCGGAAGCCTACCTGGTGGGCGAGATCTGGGAAGGCGCCGAGCGGTGGCTGGCGGGCGACATCTTCGACGGCGTGATGAACTACCAACTCAACCGGACCATCCTCGGTCTGGTGGGCCGAAACCTGGCGCACGACGAGCTGGCGCGCAGCGGCCTGAACGGCATCTCCGCGCTATCGGCCGCCGGGTTCGCGGCCGCGGCGACGAGCCTGCTCGACGCCTATCCCGACGCGGCCGTGCACTCACAGCTGAACCTCCTGGGGTCGCACGACACGCCGCGCATCGCGACGACCCTCATGGGCGATAACGCTGCCGTCCGCCAGGCCTTCCTCCTACTGTTCTCGTGGCCGGGAGCGCCTTGCGTGTACTACGGCGACGAGCTGGGCATGAAGGGTGGGCACGACCCCGCCTGCAGGGGGGCCATGCCGTGGGACCACCCCGAGACGTGGGACGACGACCTGGTTGCATACCTCCGCTCGCTCGCGGGAGCCAGGCGCGACCTGGCAGCGCTGCGACGCGGCGACACGCAGGTGACGGCGCCGACGGAGGGGCTCGTAGTGGTGAGGAGAAGCCTGGATGGCGAGCCCACCGTCTACGCGCTGGTCAACCTGCTTGACGACGCCCAGGCCGTGCCGCCCAGCGCGCTGCCGGACGGCAGATACGTGGACGCCCTGTCGGGCGCGGTCGTCCAGCAGTCGAGCGGCAAGCACGTCGTGCCGGGGCGCGGCGGTGCGCTGTTAACCGCAGGCTAG